One stretch of Thalassophryne amazonica chromosome 19, fThaAma1.1, whole genome shotgun sequence DNA includes these proteins:
- the chp1 gene encoding calcineurin B homologous protein 1 has translation MGSRASTLLREEEIEEIKKETGFSHSQITRLYSRFTSLDKGENGTLSREDFQRIPELAINPLGDRIINAFFPEGEDQVNFRGFMRTLAHFRPIEDNEKNKNVPASEPLNSRTNKLLFAFRLYDLDRDNKISRDELLQVLRMMVGVNISDEQLGSIADRTIQEADINGDNSISFNEFIKVLEKVDVEQKMSIRFLH, from the exons ATGGGATCCCGAGCGTCCACGTTACTCAGAGAAGAGGAAATTGAAGAAATTAAAAAGGAAACTGGCT TCTCACACAGTCAGATCACTCGCCTGTACAGTCGCTTCACTAGTCTGGATAAAGGAGAAAATGGCACCCTTAG TCGAGAAGATTTCCAAAGAATTCCTGAGTTGGCCATCAATCCCTTGGGAGACAGGATCATCAATGCATTCTTTCCTGAGGG AGAAGACCAAGTAAACTTCAGGGGATTCATGCGGACCTTAGCTCACTTCAGACCAATTGAAGACAATGAGAAGAACAAGAATGTTCCTGCCAGCGAGCCCCTGAACAGCAGGACAAACAAGCTGCTGT TTGCTTTCCGTCTCTATGACCTGGACAGAGATAACAAAATCTCTCGTGACGAGCTCTTGCAG GTCTTAAGGATGATGGTTGGTGTAAATATTTCAGATGAACAGCTGGGCAGCATTGCTGACAGAACCATCCAGGAAGCTGACATTAACGGCGATAACTCAATTTCCTTCAATGAATTCATTAAG GTCTTGGAGAAAGTGGACGTGGAACAGAAAATGAGCATCCGGTTCctgcactga